The following coding sequences lie in one Allochromatium vinosum DSM 180 genomic window:
- the cbiQ gene encoding cobalt ECF transporter T component CbiQ yields the protein MTAAPIPHLAGSGWIVARDPRLRVGAALAFALITVGLDHPGSTATALGLALGLALAAGLKARDLVRRLLALEGFMLILVLTLPFTTPGASWFELGSLRASTAGRDLALMILLKANAVVLALMALVGTLEPVALGQALGRLGVPDKLTHLLLMTIRQIHLIHAEFIRLRQAMRARAFVPRTDRHTWRAYGWLMGMLLVRSLARAERLMDAMRCRGFRGRLYRLDTPHWQPGDTLAALSLMILLGALAWLDHDLGLPGV from the coding sequence GTGACCGCTGCGCCCATCCCCCATCTCGCCGGTTCGGGTTGGATCGTCGCGCGCGATCCGCGTCTGCGTGTCGGTGCGGCGCTCGCCTTCGCGCTGATCACGGTCGGACTCGATCATCCCGGCAGCACGGCGACGGCGCTGGGGCTGGCGCTCGGTCTGGCACTCGCCGCCGGACTGAAGGCGCGCGATCTGGTCCGGCGTCTGCTGGCACTGGAAGGCTTCATGCTCATCCTGGTGCTGACCCTGCCCTTCACCACGCCGGGTGCGTCCTGGTTCGAACTCGGCTCACTGCGCGCGAGCACGGCCGGGCGTGATCTGGCCCTGATGATCCTGCTCAAGGCCAATGCCGTGGTGCTCGCGCTCATGGCCCTGGTCGGCACGCTCGAACCCGTGGCGCTCGGTCAGGCGCTGGGACGGCTCGGCGTGCCGGACAAGCTGACGCATCTGCTGCTGATGACGATCCGCCAGATCCATCTCATCCACGCCGAGTTCATCCGGCTGCGTCAGGCCATGCGCGCACGCGCCTTCGTGCCGCGTACCGACCGGCACACTTGGCGCGCCTATGGCTGGCTGATGGGAATGTTGCTGGTGCGCAGTCTCGCGCGCGCCGAACGTCTGATGGACGCCATGCGCTGTCGTGGCTTTCGGGGGCGGCTGTATCGGCTCGACACACCGCACTGGCAGCCGGGCGACACGCTCGCTGCACTCAGTCTGATGATACTGCTGGGCGCTTTGGCTTGGCTGGATCACGACTTGGGCCTGCCGGGCGTATGA
- a CDS encoding energy-coupling factor ABC transporter ATP-binding protein, with the protein MTTPLIELQRVRFDYHDRTVLRELDFRLAPGDRVALIGSNGAGKTTLLHLLVGLKRPSAGRILAFGCERASERDFHQVRARVGLLFQDSDDQLFCPTVLEDVAFGPLNLGRSPEQARADALETLEHLGLADFAERITYRLSAGEKRLVALATVLAMRPEVLLLDEPTNGLDEATAERLIAHLDGLEQAMILVSHDWPFLARLATRAVRLVEGRLVDAILHSHAHAHRHSHPHPHAADELTGTHTGLEHRHPH; encoded by the coding sequence ATGACGACGCCTCTGATCGAGCTGCAACGAGTCCGTTTCGACTATCACGACCGAACCGTCCTGCGTGAACTGGACTTCAGGCTCGCCCCCGGCGATCGGGTCGCGCTGATCGGCTCCAACGGCGCGGGCAAGACGACGCTCCTGCATCTGCTGGTCGGACTCAAGCGCCCCAGTGCGGGCCGGATCCTCGCCTTCGGGTGCGAACGCGCCAGCGAGCGCGACTTCCACCAAGTACGAGCACGAGTCGGACTGCTGTTCCAGGACTCGGACGATCAGCTCTTCTGCCCGACGGTGCTGGAGGACGTCGCCTTCGGTCCCCTGAACCTGGGGCGCTCGCCCGAGCAGGCGCGCGCCGATGCCCTGGAGACGCTCGAACATCTCGGACTCGCCGACTTCGCCGAGCGCATCACCTACCGTCTGTCGGCGGGCGAAAAGCGGCTGGTGGCGCTCGCGACCGTGCTGGCGATGCGCCCCGAAGTCCTGCTGCTCGACGAGCCGACCAACGGCCTGGACGAGGCGACCGCCGAGCGGCTCATCGCCCACCTGGATGGACTGGAACAGGCCATGATCCTGGTCTCGCACGACTGGCCGTTCCTGGCGCGGCTGGCGACACGGGCGGTCCGGCTCGTCGAGGGCCGGCTCGTGGACGCCATCCTGCACAGCCATGCTCATGCGCATCGACACAGCCATCCGCACCCGCACGCAGCGGATGAACTGACTGGCACGCACACCGGCCTGGAACACCGGCATCCGCACTGA
- a CDS encoding ATP-binding protein gives MSTPDPTLIGRVIDIQGGRLIATLFPAEDGFPAAKTLEDESLPVGQLGTLVEVRDRAGHILAEIARSHEEAVGTRAVKGEANAAPRQVTVRERRLELTALGEINGDGRLEPGVSRYPVVGASVHLIPTSRLAVLLARRTQVALELGRLSVRPALKATLEPTALFGRHLAILGQSGAGKSWTLSSLMQRVVKTMPHAHIILLDLHGEYGWKRPDGTTEGIFPPGTARYLDARELEIPYWLLTYSELVDLFVDRADANASLQIAFLRETVYALRKQSNQHAGIDRLSVDSPVYFPIDELYQRFKKANEEKLEFGKVKGPLFGAFDDFLVRFLSLYNDGRYDFFMHPRKNKSSASLEGLLRDFVGLGEPKRQVTVIDLSPVPVDLRPVISAQIGRLAYEFNYWNPRRHEFPLLLVCEEAHQYIPRESDTRFVGTRRSMERIAKEGRKYGVTLCIVSQRPTELSETVLAQCGNYLCLRISNADDQEYVRRLLPEGAKNLADRLASLRRGEVLAVGDAALLPTRIQVDRPDPPPSSSDAPFSQSWMEGPEDLDVNDIIDRWWRQVR, from the coding sequence ATGTCCACGCCAGATCCCACGCTCATCGGCCGCGTCATCGACATCCAGGGCGGGCGCCTGATCGCCACGCTCTTTCCAGCCGAAGACGGTTTTCCCGCCGCCAAGACGCTGGAGGACGAATCGCTCCCGGTCGGTCAGCTGGGGACCCTGGTGGAGGTCCGGGACCGTGCCGGACACATCCTCGCCGAGATCGCGCGCAGCCATGAGGAGGCGGTCGGCACGCGCGCCGTCAAGGGTGAGGCCAACGCCGCCCCGCGTCAGGTCACGGTGCGCGAGCGGCGGCTGGAGCTGACCGCGCTCGGCGAGATCAACGGCGACGGCCGGCTCGAACCCGGCGTGAGTCGCTATCCGGTGGTCGGCGCGAGCGTGCATCTGATTCCCACCTCGCGCCTGGCCGTTCTGCTGGCACGCCGGACCCAGGTCGCGCTGGAGCTGGGGCGACTGTCGGTGCGCCCCGCACTCAAGGCCACACTGGAGCCGACGGCCCTGTTCGGGCGTCATCTGGCCATCCTTGGTCAGTCGGGTGCGGGTAAATCCTGGACGCTCTCCAGTCTGATGCAGCGCGTGGTCAAGACCATGCCGCACGCGCACATCATCCTGCTCGACCTGCATGGCGAATACGGCTGGAAGCGCCCCGACGGCACGACCGAAGGCATCTTTCCGCCCGGCACGGCGCGCTATCTCGATGCGCGCGAGCTGGAGATCCCCTATTGGCTGCTGACCTATTCGGAACTGGTCGATCTGTTCGTCGACCGTGCGGACGCCAACGCTTCGCTCCAGATCGCCTTTCTGCGCGAGACCGTCTACGCTCTGCGCAAGCAGTCCAATCAGCACGCCGGCATCGACCGGCTCTCGGTCGACTCGCCGGTCTATTTCCCGATCGACGAGCTGTATCAGCGCTTCAAGAAGGCCAACGAGGAGAAGCTGGAGTTCGGCAAGGTCAAGGGACCGCTGTTCGGCGCCTTCGACGACTTCCTGGTGCGCTTTCTCTCGCTCTACAACGACGGGCGCTACGACTTCTTCATGCACCCGCGCAAGAACAAGAGTTCGGCCAGTCTGGAAGGGCTGTTGCGCGACTTCGTCGGGCTGGGCGAGCCGAAGCGTCAGGTGACGGTGATCGACCTCAGTCCGGTCCCGGTCGATCTGCGGCCGGTGATCTCGGCCCAGATCGGCCGGCTGGCCTATGAGTTCAATTACTGGAATCCGCGTCGGCACGAATTTCCGCTGCTGCTGGTGTGCGAGGAGGCGCATCAGTACATCCCGCGCGAATCCGACACCCGCTTCGTCGGCACGCGCCGGTCGATGGAGCGCATCGCCAAGGAAGGGCGCAAGTACGGTGTCACGCTCTGCATCGTCAGCCAGCGTCCGACCGAGCTGTCGGAGACCGTGCTGGCGCAGTGCGGCAACTATCTCTGTCTGCGCATCTCCAACGCCGACGACCAGGAGTACGTGCGCCGTCTGCTGCCCGAGGGGGCCAAGAATCTGGCCGACCGGCTCGCTTCGCTGCGTCGCGGTGAAGTCCTGGCGGTGGGCGATGCCGCGCTGCTGCCCACGCGCATCCAGGTCGACCGGCCCGATCCGCCGCCGTCGAGCAGTGACGCGCCCTTCTCTCAGAGCTGGATGGAGGGGCCGGAGGATCTGGACGTCAACGACATCATCGATCGCTGGTGGCGGCAGGTGCGGTGA
- the cbiM gene encoding cobalt transporter CbiM encodes MAHIPEGVLTAPVLIAGGLVSVGLLAVALRRLDYDHLPRAAVLSAALFVSSLISVPLGPTSVHLLLNGLMGLLLGWTAVPAILVALALQAAFFGFGGPLVLGVNTLNMALPALVCALVLAPALGRVRPARRAWIGFAAGFLGVMLTGGLVAATLVLSGEPFRPAAQVLLLTYPPLALVEGLVTATIVGFLQRVAPEMLSTGARSHV; translated from the coding sequence TTGGCTCATATCCCCGAAGGTGTCCTCACAGCCCCCGTCCTGATCGCCGGCGGACTGGTGTCGGTCGGTCTGCTGGCCGTGGCGCTGCGCCGGCTCGACTATGATCACCTGCCCCGCGCCGCCGTGCTCTCGGCGGCGCTCTTCGTCTCCTCGCTCATCAGCGTCCCGCTCGGGCCGACCAGCGTCCATCTGCTGCTCAATGGGCTCATGGGACTGCTGCTCGGCTGGACGGCGGTGCCGGCGATCCTGGTCGCGCTCGCGCTCCAGGCGGCCTTCTTCGGTTTCGGCGGACCACTGGTGCTGGGCGTCAATACCCTGAACATGGCGCTGCCGGCGCTCGTCTGCGCCTTGGTGCTGGCTCCAGCGCTGGGGCGCGTGCGTCCGGCGCGACGGGCCTGGATCGGCTTCGCGGCCGGCTTTCTGGGCGTCATGTTGACGGGGGGGCTGGTGGCCGCGACTCTGGTCCTGAGCGGCGAACCCTTCCGCCCGGCGGCACAGGTGCTGCTGTTGACCTATCCGCCGCTGGCCCTGGTCGAGGGACTGGTGACGGCCACCATCGTCGGTTTTCTGCAACGGGTCGCGCCCGAGATGCTGTCGACTGGAGCGCGCTCGCATGTCTAG
- a CDS encoding DUF4198 domain-containing protein — MHNPRPLRHFAWLALLGTLSAQAHFQELIPSTDLVTEPGESEIRLDLTFTHPMERGPAMAMGRPVQFGVLTPAGREDLLATLTTRTQDDQPAYSARYRIGQPGDHVFFVEPAPYWEPAEGVMIVHYTKVVVDGFGGGEGWDAEVGFPVEITPLTRPYGLWTGNLFSGVVKRNGRPVPFAEVEVEWHNDGSVTAPADAFVTQVVKADAQGVFAYAMPRAGWWGFAALLEGERPMKNPEGEEVPVETGALIWVHARDMK; from the coding sequence ATGCACAATCCCCGTCCGCTCCGTCATTTCGCATGGCTTGCGCTCCTGGGCACCCTGAGTGCCCAGGCCCATTTCCAGGAACTCATCCCCTCCACGGATCTGGTGACCGAGCCCGGCGAGAGCGAGATCCGGCTGGATCTGACCTTCACCCATCCGATGGAACGCGGCCCGGCCATGGCCATGGGGCGGCCGGTCCAGTTCGGCGTGCTGACACCGGCCGGACGCGAGGATCTGCTCGCGACCCTGACGACGCGCACTCAGGACGACCAACCGGCCTACAGCGCCCGCTACCGGATCGGGCAGCCCGGCGACCACGTCTTTTTCGTCGAACCCGCCCCCTATTGGGAGCCGGCCGAGGGCGTCATGATCGTGCATTACACCAAGGTCGTGGTCGATGGCTTCGGCGGCGGCGAGGGCTGGGACGCCGAGGTCGGTTTCCCGGTCGAGATCACCCCACTGACCCGGCCCTATGGTCTCTGGACCGGCAATCTCTTCAGCGGTGTCGTCAAGCGCAACGGCCGGCCCGTACCCTTCGCCGAGGTCGAGGTCGAGTGGCACAACGACGGCTCAGTGACGGCCCCGGCCGATGCCTTCGTCACCCAGGTCGTCAAAGCCGATGCGCAGGGTGTCTTCGCCTATGCCATGCCGCGCGCGGGCTGGTGGGGCTTCGCCGCGCTGCTGGAGGGCGAGCGGCCGATGAAGAATCCGGAGGGCGAGGAGGTTCCGGTCGAGACCGGCGCGCTCATCTGGGTCCATGCGCGCGACATGAAATAA